The Nitrosopumilus cobalaminigenes genome contains a region encoding:
- a CDS encoding CDC48 family AAA ATPase, producing the protein MSQNALSLKVLEAYTRDVGRGVARIDYDSMDTLNASTGDVIEIKGKRRTVAKCLPLYPSDEGKGIIRIDGLGRNNSGIAIGDTISVRKIKAVAAEKVVVAPLEAIPPIDERYLADALESVPLIKGDNVMVPYFGGRLTFQVIGVNPAADAVLVTQKTVFHIAEKGETLRGVPQVTYEDIGGISNEIKKVREMIELPLRHPEIFEKLGIEAPKGVLLYGPPGTGKTLLAKAVANESNAHFISISGPEIMSKFYGESEARLREIFKEAREKAPSIIFVDEIDSIAPKREEVTGEVERRVVSQMLSLMDGLEARGKVIVISATNRPNAIDPALRRPGRFDREIEIKVPDKKGRKDILAIHSRNMPLSEDVNMEKISAVSHGYVGADLEYLCKEAAMKCLRRLLPVLNLEEEKLPPETLDKLIVNHEDFQKALIEVTPSGMREVFIENPDVKWDDVGGLEDVKRELQEAVEWPMKYPGLYDKLGHSMPRGILLHGPSGTGKTLLAKAVATQSEANFVSVRGPELLSKWVGESERGIREIFKRARQSAPCVVFFDEIDSIAPIRGAGGETAVTERVVSQLLTELDGMENMHGVIVLAATNRADMIDPALLRPGRFDKIIQIPLPDKESRKSILKINAEKIPTISDESDPTHVDFEKLSELTDGLSGADTASIANTAVSLVIHEFLDKNPDVKDIEKKDVDAKVTMKHFEEAVKKVREQKDLKMGEKLVASYYR; encoded by the coding sequence ATGAGTCAAAATGCATTATCTCTCAAAGTTCTTGAAGCATATACAAGAGATGTTGGGAGAGGAGTAGCAAGAATCGATTATGACTCTATGGATACACTAAATGCATCTACAGGAGATGTTATTGAAATTAAAGGTAAAAGAAGAACAGTAGCAAAATGTCTTCCACTCTATCCTTCAGATGAAGGAAAGGGAATAATCAGAATTGACGGACTTGGACGAAATAATTCAGGAATTGCAATAGGCGATACAATTTCAGTTAGAAAAATAAAAGCAGTGGCTGCAGAAAAAGTAGTGGTTGCTCCATTAGAAGCAATTCCACCAATTGATGAAAGATATCTTGCAGATGCTTTAGAAAGTGTGCCTTTGATCAAAGGTGATAATGTAATGGTTCCATACTTTGGTGGACGTTTAACTTTTCAAGTAATTGGAGTAAATCCAGCAGCTGATGCAGTATTAGTTACTCAAAAAACTGTTTTCCATATTGCAGAGAAGGGTGAAACATTACGTGGAGTTCCACAAGTAACCTATGAAGACATTGGTGGAATTTCAAATGAAATTAAAAAAGTAAGAGAGATGATTGAACTTCCATTAAGACATCCAGAAATTTTTGAAAAATTAGGAATTGAAGCTCCAAAAGGTGTTTTGTTATACGGTCCACCAGGTACTGGTAAAACTCTACTTGCAAAAGCTGTTGCAAATGAAAGTAATGCACATTTTATCAGTATTTCAGGTCCAGAGATTATGAGTAAGTTCTACGGTGAAAGTGAAGCAAGATTAAGAGAAATTTTCAAAGAGGCAAGAGAGAAAGCACCATCAATAATCTTTGTAGATGAAATTGATTCTATTGCTCCAAAAAGAGAGGAAGTTACAGGAGAAGTTGAAAGAAGAGTTGTTTCTCAAATGTTATCATTAATGGATGGATTGGAAGCAAGAGGTAAAGTAATTGTAATTTCTGCAACAAATAGACCTAATGCAATTGATCCTGCACTTAGAAGACCAGGAAGATTTGATAGAGAAATAGAGATTAAAGTTCCAGATAAAAAAGGAAGAAAAGACATTCTTGCAATTCACAGTAGAAATATGCCATTATCAGAAGATGTAAACATGGAAAAAATATCAGCAGTCAGTCATGGATATGTTGGCGCAGATTTAGAATATCTCTGTAAAGAAGCTGCAATGAAATGCTTGAGGAGACTATTACCAGTTTTGAATTTAGAAGAAGAGAAATTACCTCCTGAAACTTTAGATAAATTAATTGTAAATCATGAAGACTTCCAGAAAGCCTTGATTGAAGTAACACCATCAGGTATGCGAGAAGTTTTCATTGAAAATCCAGATGTAAAATGGGATGATGTTGGAGGATTAGAAGATGTTAAACGAGAATTACAAGAAGCTGTAGAATGGCCTATGAAATATCCAGGTCTATACGATAAACTAGGACACAGCATGCCAAGAGGAATATTACTACATGGTCCAAGTGGTACTGGTAAAACTCTACTTGCAAAAGCTGTTGCCACTCAAAGTGAAGCAAACTTTGTTTCTGTAAGAGGCCCTGAACTATTATCAAAATGGGTGGGAGAATCAGAACGAGGAATTAGAGAAATTTTCAAACGTGCACGACAGTCCGCACCATGTGTTGTATTCTTTGATGAAATTGATTCTATTGCTCCAATTAGAGGAGCTGGTGGAGAAACAGCAGTTACTGAAAGAGTTGTAAGTCAATTATTAACAGAATTGGATGGTATGGAGAATATGCACGGTGTCATAGTATTAGCAGCAACAAACAGAGCAGATATGATTGATCCTGCATTATTAAGACCAGGAAGATTTGATAAAATTATTCAGATTCCACTTCCAGACAAAGAAAGTAGAAAGAGTATCTTGAAAATTAACGCTGAAAAGATTCCAACCATTAGTGATGAAAGTGATCCTACACATGTAGACTTCGAGAAGCTATCAGAACTAACTGATGGACTTAGTGGAGCAGATACAGCATCTATTGCAAATACTGCAGTATCTTTAGTAATTCACGAATTTTTAGATAAAAATCCAGATGTAAAGGATATCGAGAAAAAGGATGTTGATGCTAAAGTAACTATGAAACACTTTGAGGAAGCAGTAAAGAAAGTAAGAGAACAAAAAGACCTCAAGATGGGCGAAAAACTAGTTGCTTCCTATTACAGGTAG
- a CDS encoding DUF5655 domain-containing protein: MEGKISFGNKRNYEDFKKQIPGSVLPLFDSIREFCFSLGDKVIEDVRMHRVVFCKSMTFRWFVDVEPDREGVIIKIQKSRKDPIQIIQIKKDQEISEFTQIIKNAFEEIH; encoded by the coding sequence ATGGAAGGAAAGATTTCATTTGGAAATAAAAGAAATTATGAAGACTTTAAGAAACAAATTCCAGGTTCGGTATTACCGTTATTTGATTCGATTAGAGAATTTTGCTTCTCATTAGGAGACAAAGTGATAGAAGATGTTAGAATGCATAGAGTAGTTTTTTGTAAATCAATGACATTCAGATGGTTTGTAGATGTAGAACCCGATAGAGAGGGAGTGATTATAAAAATTCAAAAAAGCAGAAAAGATCCTATTCAAATAATTCAGATTAAAAAGGATCAAGAAATTTCAGAATTTACTCAAATCATAAAAAATGCATTTGAGGAAATTCACTAG
- a CDS encoding 50S ribosomal protein L2, giving the protein MGKRPLVRRRGRGGNQFRSTSTGKVGKKANYPRFPLSEQHTGEIIDLVHERGREAPLSKIRFEDGSVSFVPAVLGTSVGTTLQFGLKSTIEKGNVISVQNIPDGTIVCNIEKHFGDGGAIVKSAGTDATIFSHGDDGVTVKLPSGKFATLNPKNRAMIGTLAGGGATERHFMSAGNKWRSFKAKGKKYPIVRGVAQAAYVHPHGGGRHQHVGQSSTVSRDAPPGAKVGSIAARKTGRARIKERK; this is encoded by the coding sequence TTGGGTAAGAGACCATTAGTACGAAGACGAGGCCGTGGAGGCAATCAATTTAGATCTACATCTACTGGTAAAGTAGGCAAAAAAGCCAATTATCCGCGTTTTCCACTATCTGAGCAACATACAGGAGAAATTATAGATCTTGTACACGAACGTGGTAGAGAAGCTCCATTATCTAAAATTAGATTTGAAGATGGTTCTGTTTCATTTGTACCTGCAGTTTTAGGAACTTCAGTTGGTACTACTTTACAATTTGGATTAAAATCAACAATTGAAAAAGGAAATGTCATTAGTGTTCAAAACATTCCTGATGGTACAATTGTATGTAATATTGAAAAGCACTTTGGAGATGGTGGTGCTATTGTCAAGTCTGCAGGTACTGATGCAACTATTTTCTCCCATGGAGATGATGGTGTTACAGTTAAACTCCCTTCTGGTAAATTTGCAACTTTAAATCCAAAAAATAGAGCCATGATTGGTACTCTTGCTGGCGGTGGTGCTACTGAACGACATTTTATGAGTGCAGGTAACAAATGGCGTAGTTTCAAAGCTAAAGGAAAGAAATATCCAATTGTTAGAGGTGTTGCTCAAGCAGCATATGTACACCCACACGGTGGTGGTCGTCATCAACACGTTGGACAAAGTTCTACTGTTTCACGAGATGCTCCTCCAGGTGCTAAAGTAGGTAGTATTGCTGCAAGAAAGACTGGTAGAGCTAGAATTAAAGAAAGAAAGTAG
- the gatD gene encoding Glu-tRNA(Gln) amidotransferase subunit GatD gives MSEYTGYDGNSLEFLKTNNISIGDSVKILADITYSGIIMPRYEHSDDKHIVLKLKSGYNIGLEISKIEKVEKNPSTEKIVEKNEKVEKNEHLPNILLLSTGGTIASKIDYRTGAVTPVLTAEELNSSVPELAKIANIDAKVLFSEYSENIMPMHWLKIAEEINQYSKSEYSGIIIAHGTDTMHYTSSYLSFSLAGFPIPIVLVGSQRSSDRASSDAALNLIGATKFLTECKTNGIFIAMHQDENDETIACHIGTRVRKNHTSKRGAFQTVGDDPAFLIVNNEIHNNMKTDFFTDKKFEPKIKINEKVALVKYHPGYDPSLLKHIIDSNYKAIIFEGTGLGHIGENMYSMVKMANEKGIFMGMTSQCIDGRVRMTVYESGRDLLDLGIIPLENMIPEIALVKAMWVTGNTENHDEIKEIMLNRIACEFSK, from the coding sequence ATGTCAGAATATACTGGATATGATGGAAACTCTTTAGAATTTCTTAAAACAAATAATATTTCAATTGGAGATTCAGTAAAAATTTTAGCTGATATTACTTATTCAGGCATAATTATGCCAAGATATGAACACAGTGATGACAAACACATTGTTCTGAAATTAAAGAGTGGATACAATATTGGTTTGGAGATTTCCAAGATTGAAAAAGTAGAGAAAAATCCATCTACAGAAAAAATTGTAGAGAAAAATGAAAAGGTAGAAAAAAATGAACATCTACCAAATATTCTATTATTATCAACGGGAGGTACAATAGCTAGTAAAATTGATTATAGAACAGGTGCTGTTACACCAGTATTAACTGCTGAAGAATTGAATTCTTCCGTTCCTGAACTTGCAAAAATTGCAAACATAGATGCAAAAGTTTTGTTTTCTGAATATTCAGAAAATATTATGCCTATGCATTGGTTAAAAATTGCTGAAGAGATTAATCAATATTCTAAATCAGAGTATTCAGGAATTATTATTGCTCATGGTACAGATACTATGCATTATACATCATCATATCTTTCTTTTTCATTAGCTGGATTTCCGATCCCAATTGTGTTAGTAGGTTCACAAAGATCTTCAGATCGTGCATCATCAGATGCAGCGCTGAATCTAATTGGAGCTACAAAATTTTTAACGGAATGTAAAACAAATGGTATTTTCATAGCAATGCATCAAGATGAAAACGATGAAACGATTGCATGTCATATAGGCACTAGAGTAAGGAAAAATCACACAAGTAAAAGAGGAGCTTTTCAAACAGTTGGAGATGATCCTGCATTTTTAATTGTAAATAATGAAATTCATAATAATATGAAAACAGATTTTTTTACAGACAAAAAATTTGAACCTAAAATAAAAATTAATGAAAAAGTTGCATTAGTAAAATATCATCCAGGATATGATCCATCTTTGTTAAAACACATTATAGATTCAAACTATAAAGCAATAATTTTTGAAGGGACAGGTCTCGGACACATTGGAGAAAACATGTATTCAATGGTAAAAATGGCAAATGAAAAAGGCATCTTTATGGGAATGACTTCACAGTGTATAGATGGCAGAGTTAGAATGACAGTTTATGAAAGTGGTAGAGATTTACTTGATTTAGGCATAATCCCCCTAGAAAACATGATACCTGAAATTGCATTGGTAAAAGCCATGTGGGTTACTGGGAATACTGAAAATCATGATGAGATTAAAGAAATTATGCTTAATAGAATTGCATGTGAATTTTCAAAATAA
- a CDS encoding acylphosphatase, protein MSDQRVRLFVTGKVQGVFFRQTLKVMAKKNDVFGWVKNLKDGRVEAVLEGDEEKISRLIEWAHGGPANARVEDVEIRNEKFSGEFSKFDVLY, encoded by the coding sequence GTGTCGGATCAACGTGTTAGACTTTTTGTAACTGGGAAGGTACAGGGTGTTTTTTTCCGTCAAACACTAAAAGTTATGGCAAAGAAAAATGATGTTTTTGGTTGGGTAAAAAATCTCAAGGATGGTAGAGTTGAAGCTGTTTTAGAAGGAGATGAGGAGAAAATTAGCAGACTAATTGAATGGGCCCATGGAGGTCCAGCCAATGCAAGAGTTGAAGATGTGGAGATTCGTAATGAAAAATTTTCTGGAGAATTCTCAAAATTTGATGTATTATACTAG